From one Bacteroides fragilis NCTC 9343 genomic stretch:
- a CDS encoding PL29 family lyase N-terminal domain-containing protein, whose translation MNHIIKLLFLCLFFATACSQEEMNEVLKNHAEMEGQANSIEELCKNMNRDIVALKLIINSSESGDYITGFKELADGSGYTISFFKSGTIVIKNGEKGDDGKKGEDGQDGQNGQNGTDGKDGQDGTDGKDGQDGIDGQDGQDGTDGKDGQDGTDGKDGQDGTDGKDGQDGTDGTDGPEGDKGQNGTAPVVTMKMDTDGHLYWAIKNADGTSSFLLDNNGQKVRASGTDGIVPVIGVNAAGYWTLDYGSGPVELKDAAGNPMKAKGASGDPMFRKVVSEDGYIVFYLTDGTIFKVPEWGGAQVELAASGVTYFHRSESLTFTFTCSGVNKSIAPVCTAPVGWTVTAQYTSDTTGEMTVIAPDKSSADGALSGTAILELTAKDGKKLSATLGVTLLLEFKVPDSSRSFVYELYVEGVKVGELCHEFIPDYSFGSGKSASVFYPYNVYNKAFGEGMVLDNGGKVDYLTTVYTPGTNTQPFTSLFTEDGVSFITGDYIGYSDSQANGLRPYLTTDNEGNSYRVMKIGTQYWMADNLRTITNSAGVISSEWRKDANPRYAVYGFPAGITEDSRTIRNQYGLLYNAGVFSGSTSLVTEGWKIPNHLGDWDKLRNFLGGDSKVAEALSIAGFVGKPGGRRDADEPFAFQEKDEVGYWWFSSVDGYNCWALSINPSNVSVPQSTNTYSRGYGFSIRFIRQ comes from the coding sequence ATGAATCATATAATCAAACTATTGTTTCTCTGTCTGTTCTTCGCAACCGCCTGTAGCCAGGAGGAGATGAACGAGGTGTTGAAGAATCACGCGGAAATGGAGGGGCAGGCAAACTCTATCGAGGAGTTGTGCAAAAATATGAATAGGGATATCGTTGCTTTGAAGCTGATCATTAATTCGTCTGAATCAGGTGATTATATTACCGGTTTCAAGGAACTTGCAGACGGAAGCGGCTATACCATCAGTTTTTTCAAAAGTGGTACGATTGTCATCAAGAATGGCGAGAAAGGAGACGATGGTAAAAAAGGAGAAGATGGTCAGGATGGTCAGAATGGTCAGAACGGTACCGATGGCAAAGACGGTCAGGATGGTACCGACGGTAAAGACGGTCAAGACGGTATCGATGGGCAAGACGGACAGGATGGTACTGACGGTAAAGACGGTCAGGACGGTACCGATGGCAAAGATGGCCAGGACGGTACCGATGGTAAAGATGGCCAGGATGGAACAGACGGTACGGACGGTCCGGAAGGAGACAAAGGACAGAATGGGACAGCTCCCGTCGTCACTATGAAAATGGATACGGACGGACATCTGTATTGGGCTATCAAGAATGCCGATGGAACATCTTCTTTTCTTTTGGACAACAACGGGCAAAAGGTCAGAGCTTCGGGAACCGATGGTATTGTTCCGGTCATTGGGGTCAATGCGGCAGGATACTGGACGCTTGATTATGGGAGCGGTCCTGTCGAATTGAAAGATGCTGCGGGCAATCCGATGAAAGCGAAAGGTGCGTCCGGTGATCCTATGTTCCGGAAGGTGGTCAGTGAAGACGGTTATATTGTATTTTATCTGACTGATGGAACCATATTTAAAGTGCCGGAGTGGGGAGGGGCACAGGTAGAATTGGCGGCTTCGGGAGTGACGTATTTTCATCGGAGTGAGTCTCTGACCTTTACGTTTACTTGCAGTGGCGTAAATAAAAGTATTGCTCCGGTATGTACGGCTCCGGTCGGTTGGACAGTTACGGCCCAATATACGTCGGACACCACCGGGGAGATGACGGTGATTGCTCCTGATAAAAGCTCGGCCGATGGAGCCTTGTCCGGTACTGCTATTCTTGAATTGACAGCCAAGGACGGCAAGAAGTTGTCGGCAACGCTCGGAGTCACTTTATTGCTTGAATTTAAAGTGCCCGATTCTTCCCGTTCGTTTGTTTATGAACTTTATGTTGAGGGAGTGAAAGTAGGAGAACTATGTCATGAGTTTATTCCCGATTATTCATTTGGATCGGGTAAAAGTGCCTCGGTCTTTTATCCTTATAATGTTTATAACAAAGCGTTTGGCGAAGGAATGGTATTGGATAACGGAGGGAAAGTAGACTATCTGACTACCGTTTATACGCCGGGTACCAATACGCAACCATTCACCTCCCTGTTTACAGAAGACGGAGTGAGTTTTATAACCGGCGATTATATCGGCTACTCGGATAGTCAGGCAAACGGACTCCGTCCTTATCTGACTACTGATAATGAAGGCAACTCATATCGGGTGATGAAAATCGGTACCCAATATTGGATGGCGGACAATCTGCGGACGATAACAAACAGTGCAGGAGTCATTTCTTCGGAATGGAGAAAAGATGCTAACCCGAGATATGCTGTATATGGTTTTCCCGCCGGCATTACGGAAGATAGCCGGACCATTCGCAATCAATATGGACTGTTGTACAATGCAGGTGTGTTTTCCGGTTCTACGTCTTTAGTTACTGAAGGCTGGAAAATACCGAATCATTTGGGCGATTGGGATAAATTGCGGAATTTCCTGGGTGGGGATTCTAAAGTGGCCGAGGCATTGAGTATTGCCGGGTTTGTGGGAAAACCCGGTGGACGGCGTGATGCTGATGAACCTTTTGCTTTCCAGGAAAAAGATGAAGTCGGGTATTGGTGGTTTAGCAGTGTCGATGGGTATAATTGCTGGGCGCTCTCCATCAATCCTTCGAATGTATCCGTACCACAGTCTACGAATACATATAGTCGTGGTTACGGATTTAGCATACGTTTTATTCGTCAGTAA
- a CDS encoding FISUMP domain-containing protein, producing the protein MKRYKKYMFIILSVLLAGGCVQEDINEALRREAELNVRMGKLREWISDTNNEVRLLATIVNTIPTHDYIESVTELPDGSGTLIVFHKGGDILIKNGLTGNKGENGNDGANGENGSDGANGTDGTDGKDGVDGQNGADGQNGSNGTDGTDGHNGSDGQDGVNGEDGKDGVDGNDGKDGVKGPAGDTPLLGAKRDTDGNYYWTVQIGGGAVEWLTDGEGNKVIMTPVNGVTPSVGIAKDTDGEYYWQVTVGGVTKWITGGSGEKIVATVTDGSPSIFASVNTGNPEYVVFTMTDGSIYKVAKTGDSKLIFNETGPLFFHRGVTQDVTFDCSSFRQIVKVAGTWDATINYQPKALQGTLTVKAPAAGSTLPASERITIEGTDALGNTVRADILVTLYYRIELPKFNSSLVYDVLMEGVKVGEICREYVPAYSTTDRATVVYSYNAASRTFGSGLILENGASIQHDGTGYMPVAGNPSSTAILTEDGSRYVMAADGADGLVSGTVCGLKASLAVDVQGYAYRVVKIGSLYWMGENLKTTQFNDGTPIPTGFATSLDWGIQCGKGFPACQVDRAVNANAPGAMQYRNLYGVLYNQFAMKGNIAPQGWHVPSKAELQALVDFVGADARKLKSTAVGKGIGNWLEDTGIEANNLTGFTALPANTVDGGNGSTGAQETTGQWWSTETSYRIRMSYKSNSVELLTSGNALAGEGNSIRCVRDANY; encoded by the coding sequence ATGAAGAGATATAAAAAATATATGTTTATCATTTTGTCGGTTCTGTTGGCGGGAGGCTGTGTTCAGGAGGACATTAACGAGGCCCTGCGCCGGGAAGCCGAACTGAATGTACGGATGGGAAAACTCCGGGAATGGATATCCGATACCAATAATGAAGTGAGGCTGCTTGCCACGATAGTGAATACGATACCGACTCATGATTACATTGAGAGTGTGACCGAATTGCCTGATGGAAGCGGTACACTGATTGTTTTTCATAAAGGAGGAGATATTCTTATAAAGAATGGCCTGACGGGGAATAAAGGAGAAAATGGCAATGACGGTGCCAATGGTGAGAATGGCAGTGATGGAGCAAACGGCACGGATGGTACGGACGGTAAAGACGGCGTTGACGGTCAGAACGGAGCCGACGGTCAAAACGGGTCGAACGGAACTGATGGTACCGATGGGCATAATGGCAGTGACGGACAGGACGGTGTCAATGGTGAGGATGGCAAAGACGGAGTTGACGGTAACGACGGTAAAGACGGCGTGAAAGGTCCTGCAGGAGATACTCCGTTGCTGGGTGCCAAACGGGATACGGATGGCAATTATTACTGGACTGTACAAATAGGTGGCGGAGCGGTAGAGTGGCTGACGGATGGAGAAGGTAACAAGGTGATCATGACTCCTGTGAATGGTGTCACTCCATCTGTCGGCATAGCTAAAGATACCGATGGTGAATACTATTGGCAGGTTACTGTCGGAGGTGTAACGAAATGGATCACAGGAGGAAGCGGAGAGAAGATAGTGGCTACGGTGACAGATGGCAGCCCGTCCATCTTTGCTTCTGTGAATACCGGTAATCCTGAATATGTCGTGTTTACCATGACTGACGGGAGCATCTATAAAGTGGCCAAAACCGGAGACAGTAAATTGATATTCAATGAAACGGGGCCACTTTTCTTCCATCGTGGAGTAACGCAGGACGTTACGTTTGATTGTAGCAGTTTCCGACAGATAGTAAAAGTGGCAGGAACATGGGATGCTACGATTAATTATCAGCCGAAAGCTTTGCAAGGGACGCTGACTGTGAAAGCACCTGCTGCCGGTTCGACTCTGCCGGCTTCGGAAAGAATAACGATAGAAGGCACAGATGCTTTGGGAAATACTGTCCGGGCAGATATCCTGGTAACGTTGTATTATCGTATTGAACTTCCGAAGTTCAATAGTTCTCTGGTTTATGACGTATTGATGGAGGGAGTTAAAGTAGGAGAAATATGCCGGGAGTATGTGCCGGCGTATTCCACGACGGACCGGGCTACAGTAGTCTATTCTTATAATGCTGCTTCGCGTACTTTTGGTTCCGGACTGATCTTGGAAAACGGAGCATCGATACAGCATGACGGAACAGGATATATGCCGGTGGCCGGCAATCCGTCGTCCACTGCCATACTTACGGAAGACGGTAGCCGGTATGTGATGGCGGCAGATGGGGCAGACGGACTGGTGAGCGGGACTGTTTGCGGGCTGAAAGCTTCCTTGGCTGTCGATGTGCAGGGATATGCTTACCGGGTTGTAAAAATAGGTAGTCTCTACTGGATGGGAGAAAATCTGAAGACAACCCAATTTAATGATGGTACTCCTATTCCTACCGGTTTTGCCACATCTCTGGATTGGGGAATTCAGTGCGGGAAAGGTTTTCCGGCCTGTCAGGTCGACCGGGCGGTTAATGCCAATGCTCCGGGAGCTATGCAATATCGCAACCTGTACGGTGTACTTTACAATCAGTTTGCAATGAAAGGAAATATAGCTCCCCAAGGATGGCATGTTCCTTCTAAAGCAGAACTGCAAGCATTGGTAGACTTTGTGGGGGCAGATGCACGTAAACTGAAGTCGACAGCTGTTGGGAAAGGAATTGGAAATTGGTTGGAGGATACGGGAATAGAGGCGAACAATCTGACCGGTTTTACGGCTTTGCCTGCTAATACGGTTGATGGCGGTAATGGCAGTACCGGAGCCCAGGAAACAACAGGGCAATGGTGGTCGACGGAAACGAGTTATCGCATCCGGATGTCCTACAAATCTAATTCTGTAGAACTGTTGACTTCTGGCAATGCGTTGGCGGGTGAAGGTAACAGCATTCGTTGTGTCCGGGATGCAAATTATTAA
- a CDS encoding FISUMP domain-containing protein has protein sequence MIKKKIYLLLLLIPLLHGCKESDFNDLLDRQGDQRKELQELTDLCKKLNEDIYNLQVIVNTDRIGDNITHIEELADGAGYTISFSQSAPITIRNGKKGDTGPDGDAGKDGIDGTDGKDGVDGTDGKDGVDGTDGTDGKDGENGTDGKDGADGTNGTDGKDGVDGTDGKDGVDGTNGSKGEQGDSGQNPVVGIMQDPADSEYYWTIKIGSGEPYYLADNDGNRIKATSTVHDGQTPQLGVKQWETSDGGDDNYYWTQKIGTGPETWIEADGKKIVANAKNAVSVFEKVDLKEPDYVEFTLSGGATRFRLPIGRPVIEVPEGRKLFFFNRGGSQAIAFSCKGISKEQLSVDVPKGWKATVDFEAGALTLEAPSAGTADVALSGDVVLRSTNTAEETARTSFTVSMLYKIMLPDFRGSYVYNIRLWGKKVGELCREYQRELGLSATVVYPYLTGGVYGSGLITNTGASVKHDGTGYHASVSDRPAVMYIYTENGSEFYTDSSLKGREPDFGDGLQAERLTDADGNAYRIVKIGKQYWTAENLRTLTYPDGTPVATGLSGRAWRESGFDDSGSGACAVYDYENAAAAGAFANKVSYGVLYNRVAARKVVPAGWKLPTESDIVSTLRAFLGSNAGTLLKESGTEHWLAGGGTDLTGFSGVGGGYRGADGLSFNDFQQVGIWWSSASLESVGAVFRLSANSSVLEFNSGDNNSTGYSVRLLKED, from the coding sequence ATGATTAAAAAGAAAATATATCTGTTGTTGTTATTGATACCTTTGCTGCATGGCTGTAAAGAGTCCGATTTCAACGATTTACTTGACAGACAGGGTGATCAGAGGAAAGAATTGCAGGAATTGACAGATCTATGTAAAAAACTGAATGAGGATATTTATAATCTTCAGGTGATTGTCAATACCGACAGGATAGGAGATAACATTACTCATATCGAGGAACTGGCGGATGGTGCGGGGTATACTATCTCCTTCTCCCAAAGTGCTCCGATTACTATCCGTAACGGGAAGAAAGGAGATACCGGTCCGGATGGAGATGCCGGGAAAGACGGCATAGACGGTACAGACGGTAAGGATGGCGTAGATGGTACGGATGGTAAAGATGGTGTGGACGGTACCGACGGTACGGACGGAAAAGATGGTGAGAACGGTACCGATGGTAAAGATGGTGCAGATGGTACGAATGGTACGGACGGTAAGGATGGCGTGGATGGTACCGATGGCAAAGATGGTGTCGACGGTACCAACGGGAGTAAGGGGGAGCAAGGTGACTCCGGACAGAATCCGGTGGTTGGCATTATGCAGGATCCCGCTGATTCGGAATATTACTGGACTATAAAAATAGGTTCCGGTGAACCTTATTATCTGGCCGACAATGATGGAAACAGAATAAAGGCAACCTCTACGGTACACGATGGACAAACCCCTCAACTGGGAGTGAAGCAATGGGAAACGTCCGACGGGGGCGACGATAACTATTACTGGACGCAAAAGATTGGAACCGGTCCCGAGACATGGATTGAAGCGGATGGAAAGAAAATAGTTGCCAATGCAAAAAATGCTGTGTCCGTGTTTGAGAAGGTGGACTTGAAGGAGCCGGATTATGTGGAATTTACTTTAAGCGGTGGGGCAACCCGGTTCAGATTACCTATAGGAAGACCGGTTATTGAGGTTCCGGAGGGACGTAAACTGTTTTTTTTCAACCGGGGCGGGTCTCAGGCGATTGCTTTCAGTTGTAAGGGTATCTCAAAAGAGCAATTGTCGGTAGATGTTCCGAAGGGGTGGAAAGCGACAGTCGATTTTGAAGCGGGAGCTTTGACTCTTGAGGCCCCTTCGGCGGGAACAGCGGACGTAGCATTATCAGGAGATGTGGTACTGCGAAGTACGAATACCGCAGAAGAAACGGCGCGGACTTCTTTCACCGTGAGTATGCTTTATAAGATAATGCTTCCGGATTTTAGAGGTTCTTATGTGTACAACATCCGTCTTTGGGGTAAAAAGGTAGGAGAACTTTGTCGTGAATACCAGCGGGAACTGGGATTGTCTGCAACGGTTGTCTATCCTTATTTGACAGGAGGAGTTTATGGATCGGGACTTATCACGAATACCGGTGCTTCGGTGAAGCACGACGGTACGGGTTATCATGCTTCAGTTTCTGACAGGCCGGCAGTTATGTATATCTATACTGAAAATGGATCGGAATTCTATACCGACAGTTCGTTGAAAGGACGTGAACCGGATTTCGGAGACGGCCTGCAGGCGGAAAGGCTGACTGATGCGGATGGCAATGCCTACCGCATTGTGAAAATAGGTAAACAGTACTGGACAGCGGAGAATTTACGGACACTTACTTATCCTGACGGAACTCCTGTTGCCACCGGCTTGTCGGGGCGTGCCTGGAGAGAGAGTGGATTTGATGATAGCGGTTCGGGTGCCTGTGCCGTGTACGATTATGAGAATGCTGCTGCAGCAGGGGCATTTGCCAATAAGGTATCTTATGGAGTTTTGTACAATAGAGTTGCTGCCAGAAAAGTGGTGCCTGCCGGATGGAAGCTTCCAACGGAATCGGATATCGTATCCACATTACGGGCTTTTCTGGGTTCTAATGCCGGTACATTATTGAAAGAGTCCGGAACAGAGCATTGGCTGGCAGGGGGTGGAACCGATCTCACAGGTTTTTCCGGTGTCGGAGGAGGATACAGAGGTGCTGACGGTCTTTCGTTCAACGATTTTCAGCAAGTCGGTATCTGGTGGAGCAGTGCCAGTCTGGAGAGTGTCGGTGCTGTGTTCAGATTGTCCGCAAACTCATCCGTACTCGAGTTTAACAGCGGAGACAATAATTCGACAGGCTACAGTGTACGGCTTTTGAAAGAAGATTAA
- a CDS encoding OmpA family protein: METGCRRAILFLLFSPLFGIGFAQTETPVKVDKPLKSYSHWYFGAEYGVPFLFGDFTSFSADKTYVGSQFGGFAGYQVNSWIGIEASARTGYTRMGAKSYAGDYLMNADGMTYYTNQDFNTWKYKDVFSKVHFTNIGLQMNLNVNNFFGPNRGNRRWTVLLSPAVYAQHFSTELINKADKSPLSGKKTDKWNIGIGGDVSLRYKISRAFDVQLRTGIIWVNNNKMDGISTLIKSKDHFMTSAGLSLIWKVGKKKEDNVLYASRRAADVEIRYIEERAVSLPAPACCVEDSIEKERMKREIASLNMQLQQAHTVVKEKTGSDPILGFNELPPVYFKRGSAYLNVALYKNELCRIVQTLKKYPELKVILSGHADHTGNPDINQKISLQRAEALAAYLEKKGIDGKRIAVKGECIDMLTSDPNNYSVLARRVIVEIQK, translated from the coding sequence ATGGAGACAGGATGCAGAAGAGCCATCCTTTTCCTTCTTTTTTCTCCGCTGTTTGGTATCGGGTTTGCCCAGACGGAAACGCCGGTTAAGGTCGATAAACCTCTTAAATCGTATTCACATTGGTATTTTGGAGCAGAATATGGTGTCCCTTTCCTGTTTGGCGATTTTACTTCATTCTCGGCGGATAAAACCTATGTCGGATCTCAGTTTGGAGGGTTTGCCGGTTATCAGGTCAATTCGTGGATAGGCATAGAGGCATCTGCGCGAACCGGATATACCAGAATGGGGGCGAAATCTTACGCGGGTGATTACCTTATGAATGCCGACGGGATGACTTATTATACGAATCAGGATTTTAATACCTGGAAGTACAAGGATGTGTTTTCGAAAGTACACTTTACGAATATTGGTTTGCAGATGAATCTGAATGTGAATAATTTCTTTGGCCCTAACCGGGGAAATCGTCGCTGGACGGTATTACTGAGTCCTGCCGTCTATGCACAACATTTCTCTACAGAGTTAATAAATAAGGCAGATAAAAGCCCATTATCGGGAAAAAAGACGGATAAGTGGAACATCGGGATAGGGGGAGATGTGTCTTTGCGTTATAAGATTTCCCGGGCTTTTGATGTACAGTTGCGTACGGGAATTATATGGGTCAATAACAATAAGATGGATGGTATATCTACGCTGATTAAGTCGAAAGACCACTTTATGACCAGTGCCGGACTCTCTTTGATATGGAAGGTGGGTAAAAAGAAAGAAGACAATGTTCTCTATGCCTCAAGACGAGCGGCGGATGTGGAGATCAGATATATAGAGGAGCGTGCGGTCAGCTTGCCTGCCCCTGCTTGTTGCGTTGAAGATTCGATAGAGAAGGAGCGGATGAAACGGGAGATTGCTTCTTTAAATATGCAGTTGCAACAGGCGCACACGGTAGTGAAGGAGAAGACCGGTTCTGATCCGATACTGGGATTCAACGAATTGCCTCCGGTCTATTTTAAGAGAGGATCGGCTTATCTGAATGTAGCCTTGTACAAAAATGAATTATGCCGCATCGTGCAAACCCTGAAAAAGTATCCTGAGCTGAAAGTTATTCTTTCAGGGCATGCCGACCATACCGGGAATCCGGATATTAATCAAAAAATCTCTTTACAGCGTGCCGAAGCACTGGCAGCCTATCTTGAAAAGAAGGGGATAGATGGCAAACGTATCGCCGTGAAAGGAGAGTGCATAGATATGCTTACTTCCGATCCGAATAATTACAGCGTACTTGCCAGGCGAGTTATTGTTGAAATCCAAAAATGA
- a CDS encoding helix-turn-helix domain-containing protein, which yields MKTLIENLTSDLLPNQIFQTGFSFLIILKGNSLLKLDSNVLIFIMSGTMKVSSAQQELATVRERHIFFWDKEDDYTCEMLSDSQVILFAFGDLIVHDLLTFRPFGAISDSSVSKDVGLKFAEPLNSFLQLLAQYMEMNLYDLSLYIAKQRELFYILNSVYNEQELAILFSSLTEQSSRFKEQILENYLSAKNVGELASLLGYGVTNFRAKFKEQFGVSVYRWLLNRKSQHIIYRITVYGDEFSQIIDDFGFSSPSHFNKFCRSQYGLTPCELRKKLKTNNNS from the coding sequence ATGAAAACCTTAATTGAAAATTTGACTTCTGATTTGCTACCCAATCAGATTTTTCAAACCGGATTTAGCTTTTTAATCATCTTAAAAGGGAACTCCTTATTGAAGTTGGATAGCAATGTTTTGATTTTTATTATGAGTGGTACTATGAAAGTTTCTTCTGCTCAGCAAGAGTTGGCTACCGTCAGAGAGCGGCATATCTTTTTCTGGGATAAAGAAGATGACTATACCTGCGAGATGCTTTCGGACTCACAGGTCATCTTATTTGCATTTGGTGATTTAATAGTACATGATTTATTGACATTCCGTCCTTTCGGAGCCATTTCGGATAGTTCTGTTTCAAAAGATGTGGGACTTAAATTTGCCGAGCCTTTGAATTCTTTTTTACAGCTTCTTGCACAGTACATGGAGATGAATTTATATGATCTCTCATTGTATATAGCGAAGCAGCGGGAACTGTTCTATATCCTGAATTCTGTTTATAATGAGCAGGAACTCGCCATTTTGTTCAGTTCCTTGACGGAACAGTCGTCCAGGTTTAAAGAACAGATACTGGAGAACTATCTCAGTGCAAAAAATGTGGGTGAGTTGGCCAGCCTGTTAGGCTATGGTGTCACTAATTTTCGGGCAAAGTTTAAAGAACAGTTCGGAGTGTCGGTCTACCGTTGGCTTCTCAATCGGAAATCGCAACATATCATTTACCGTATTACCGTATATGGTGATGAGTTTAGTCAGATTATCGATGACTTCGGATTTTCATCTCCTTCACACTTTAATAAATTTTGCAGGTCACAATATGGACTGACACCTTGCGAACTTCGCAAGAAATTGAAAACAAACAATAATTCTTAA
- a CDS encoding FKBP-type peptidyl-prolyl cis-trans isomerase, producing METAENKYITVAYKLYTTEDGKRDLVEETAAEHPFQFISGLGTTLEAFESQIVNLHKGDKFEFTIPFAEAYGEYDEEHVIDLPKNIFEIDGKFDNEHIYPGNIIPLMNSEGQRLNGSVVEVKADTVVMDMNHPLAGEDLTFVGEVTESRPATNEEIQEMIKMMTGEGGCSCGSCGDGCGDDCGDSCGDSCGCGHCH from the coding sequence ATGGAAACAGCAGAAAACAAGTACATCACTGTAGCTTACAAACTGTATACAACAGAAGATGGTAAAAGAGACTTAGTAGAAGAAACAGCAGCCGAACATCCTTTCCAATTCATTTCAGGTTTGGGCACTACGCTCGAAGCTTTTGAATCACAGATAGTAAACCTTCATAAAGGAGACAAATTTGAATTTACTATTCCTTTTGCCGAAGCTTATGGTGAATATGACGAAGAACATGTAATCGATCTTCCCAAAAATATCTTTGAGATTGACGGAAAATTCGATAACGAACATATCTATCCGGGAAACATCATTCCTTTGATGAACTCAGAAGGCCAGCGCCTGAATGGTAGTGTAGTTGAAGTAAAAGCCGATACGGTAGTGATGGATATGAACCATCCGTTGGCCGGTGAAGATTTGACTTTCGTGGGCGAGGTTACCGAGAGCCGTCCGGCTACAAACGAAGAAATTCAGGAAATGATTAAAATGATGACCGGCGAAGGCGGATGCAGTTGCGGAAGCTGTGGCGACGGTTGCGGTGACGACTGCGGAGACAGTTGTGGAGACAGCTGCGGTTGTGGACATTGCCATTAA
- a CDS encoding L-cysteine desulfidase family protein: MTESERKQIIALIQREVIPAIGCTEPIAVALCVAKATETLGAKPEKIKVLLSANILKNAMGVGIPGTGMIGLPIAVALGALIGKSDYQLEVLKDSTPEAVEEGKKLIDEKRICISLKEDITEKLYIEVTCEAGGEQATAIISGGHTTFVYVAKGDEVLLNKQQTSGEEEKEETLELTLRKVYDFALTAPLDEIRFILETARLNKKAAEQSFQGDYGHALGKMLRGTYEHKIMGDSVFSHILSYTSAACDARMAGAMIPVMSNSGSGNQGISATLPVVVYAEENGKSEEELIRALMMSHLTVIYIKQSLGRLSALCGCVVAATGSSCGITWLMGGSYKQVAFAVQNMIANLTGMICDGAKPSCALKVTTGVSTAVLSAVMAMENRCVTSVEGIIDEDVDQSIRNLTRIGSQGMNETDRVVLDIMTHKGC, translated from the coding sequence ATGACTGAATCAGAAAGAAAACAGATAATCGCTTTAATACAGCGGGAGGTGATTCCTGCTATCGGATGTACAGAGCCGATTGCAGTTGCATTGTGTGTAGCAAAAGCTACAGAGACTTTGGGGGCCAAACCGGAGAAAATAAAGGTATTGTTGAGTGCTAATATCTTGAAAAATGCAATGGGAGTAGGAATCCCCGGTACGGGAATGATCGGGCTGCCCATCGCTGTGGCTTTGGGTGCGTTGATCGGGAAGTCCGATTATCAGCTCGAGGTGCTGAAAGACAGTACTCCGGAAGCTGTAGAAGAGGGAAAGAAACTGATTGATGAAAAGCGTATCTGTATTTCGTTGAAGGAAGACATTACGGAGAAACTTTATATAGAGGTGACGTGCGAAGCCGGTGGTGAACAGGCGACGGCTATCATTTCCGGTGGGCATACCACCTTTGTTTACGTGGCAAAGGGAGATGAAGTACTGTTGAATAAACAGCAGACTTCCGGGGAGGAAGAGAAAGAAGAGACTCTGGAACTTACTTTACGGAAGGTGTATGATTTTGCGTTGACTGCTCCGTTGGATGAAATCCGCTTTATTCTTGAGACGGCACGGCTTAATAAAAAAGCGGCAGAACAGTCTTTTCAGGGTGATTACGGACATGCGTTGGGTAAGATGCTTCGGGGCACTTATGAACATAAAATTATGGGGGATAGCGTTTTCTCACATATTCTTTCGTATACGTCGGCAGCATGTGATGCCCGTATGGCGGGAGCCATGATTCCTGTTATGAGTAATTCGGGCAGTGGTAACCAGGGGATTTCTGCGACTTTGCCCGTAGTGGTATATGCCGAAGAAAACGGAAAGTCGGAAGAAGAATTAATTCGTGCTTTGATGATGAGTCATTTGACTGTGATTTATATTAAGCAGAGTCTGGGACGCCTATCCGCCCTCTGTGGCTGTGTAGTGGCGGCAACCGGGTCGAGTTGTGGCATTACTTGGTTGATGGGAGGCTCTTATAAGCAGGTGGCTTTTGCCGTTCAAAACATGATAGCCAATCTGACCGGAATGATTTGTGACGGAGCTAAACCCAGTTGTGCTCTGAAGGTGACGACAGGAGTGTCGACAGCTGTGTTGTCGGCGGTAATGGCAATGGAGAATCGTTGTGTTACTTCGGTCGAGGGGATTATTGACGAGGATGTCGATCAAAGCATCCGAAATCTGACGCGGATTGGATCACAGGGTATGAATGAAACAGACAGGGTGGTGCTCGACATCATGACACATAAAGGGTGCTAA